From Psychroflexus torquis ATCC 700755, the proteins below share one genomic window:
- a CDS encoding leucine--tRNA ligase — MAYDFKAIETKWQKRWAKDQTFRAKQPQEFEGDPKPPFYVLDMFPYPSGAGLHVGHPLGYIASDIYARYKRHKGFNVLHPQGYDSFGLPAEQYAIQTGQHPSSTTEINIEGCLDNKGKILDKYVKDNGKIKNSALIDKSKETSVDEENYQRNIIKGYRKQLDKIGFSFDWSREVRTSNPDYYKWTQWIFIQLFESWYDAKAQKSKSIPELVNIFEKEGNTNVDAVADDNTTSFSALEWSAFTDDQKEELLLNYRLTYLAETEVNWCPALGTVLANDEIVKGVSERGGHPVSRKKMKQWSMRISAFADRLLSGLEDLDWSESLKETQRNWIGKSVGAQLEFPILSFPKGEENTKPGYMTGGNNAHTLIEKAKENRNQPTEAEKTLWIQLRAKKLSGYKFRQQHLIGDYITDFVCLSKSLVVEVDGEYHNETKAYDEERTQFLNKKGFEVIRFKNEEVIGNIDEVLDQIKTKLDQLPSYDKMAKPSEESKVKPLSLGEGQGERIETFTTRPDTIYGVSFITLAPEHDLVSKITTPEQKEEVEAYVKASAKRSERERMADVKTISGVFTGAYAEHPLTKEPLQIWIGDYVLAGYGTGAVMAVPCGDQRDHDFAQHFGIPIPNVFEGIDVSKEAYTDKSNATKIANSDFLNGLGVLEAIPKAIEALANMGQGAEKINYRLRDAVFSRQRYWGEPFPVYYINGLPKMIESKYLPLELPEVEKYLPTEDGAPPLGRAQDWAWDTEQNQVVSNAKIDHKTVFPLELNTMPGWAGSSWYLFHYMETENRDQHIASKENLDYWNNVDLYIGGSEHATGHLLYSRFWTKFLNDKGVLPVDEPFKKLINQGMILGESAFVYRVNYEPDFSWHSKDNSTSTKKSFAIKPVFLSSDLKKSLSDLEIEELVKKELLQYYIDLIGSNEFYISSLNLTTITPIHVDVSLVNSSNELDIEGLKNWRSEFSEAEFILKNGELYDPISSPSGRSGGDSFIVAREVEKMSKSKFNVVNPDDICEDFGADSLRLYEMFLGPLEQAKPWSTAGLSGVHNFLKKLWKLYFTSNSLQEGKQDFVVSDEPASKESLKILHKTIKKVTQDIEEFSFNTSVSTFMICVNELTQQNCKSREVLEPLAVLISPYAPHIAEELWELLGNTTSISEVDYPVFEEHYLKEDSKTYPISFNGKMRFTLELSLDLSKDEIEKIVMADERTQKQLDGRTPKKVIIVPGKIVNIVG, encoded by the coding sequence ATGGCATACGATTTTAAAGCAATAGAAACCAAATGGCAGAAGCGTTGGGCGAAAGACCAAACCTTTAGAGCGAAACAACCTCAGGAGTTTGAAGGAGACCCTAAACCTCCATTTTATGTGTTGGATATGTTTCCTTATCCGTCTGGAGCAGGACTTCATGTTGGCCACCCGCTAGGGTATATTGCCAGCGACATCTATGCCCGCTACAAAAGACATAAAGGGTTTAATGTGCTGCACCCACAAGGTTATGATTCTTTTGGGCTTCCTGCAGAGCAGTATGCTATTCAAACTGGTCAACATCCATCATCAACAACTGAAATTAATATTGAAGGGTGTTTAGATAACAAAGGGAAAATATTAGACAAATATGTAAAAGATAATGGCAAGATTAAGAATTCAGCTCTTATCGATAAATCTAAGGAAACGAGTGTTGATGAAGAGAATTATCAAAGGAATATAATTAAAGGGTATCGTAAACAACTCGATAAAATCGGATTTTCTTTCGATTGGAGTCGGGAAGTCCGTACCAGTAATCCAGATTATTATAAATGGACCCAGTGGATATTTATTCAACTCTTTGAAAGCTGGTATGATGCCAAAGCTCAAAAATCCAAGTCTATACCAGAATTAGTCAATATTTTCGAAAAAGAGGGAAATACGAATGTGGACGCAGTGGCAGATGATAACACAACTTCATTTTCCGCATTAGAATGGTCAGCTTTTACCGATGACCAAAAAGAAGAACTGCTACTCAATTACCGCTTAACTTATCTTGCTGAAACTGAAGTCAATTGGTGTCCAGCCCTAGGTACGGTCTTGGCCAATGATGAAATTGTGAAGGGGGTTTCAGAACGAGGAGGACATCCTGTGTCCAGAAAAAAGATGAAGCAGTGGAGCATGCGTATTTCTGCGTTTGCAGATCGTCTACTTAGTGGACTTGAAGATTTAGACTGGAGCGAAAGCCTAAAAGAAACCCAACGCAACTGGATTGGAAAATCGGTGGGAGCGCAACTTGAATTCCCCATCCTGTCCTTCCCCAAAGGGGAAGAGAACACTAAGCCAGGCTACATGACAGGTGGAAATAATGCTCACACCCTTATTGAAAAGGCAAAAGAAAATAGAAATCAACCAACTGAGGCTGAAAAAACACTTTGGATACAACTTCGAGCTAAAAAGTTATCGGGATATAAGTTTCGACAGCAACATTTAATCGGAGATTATATTACAGACTTTGTCTGTTTATCAAAATCTTTGGTCGTTGAAGTCGATGGAGAATATCATAATGAAACCAAAGCCTATGACGAAGAACGAACACAATTTTTAAATAAAAAAGGCTTTGAAGTTATTCGATTTAAAAACGAAGAAGTCATTGGAAATATAGATGAAGTTCTCGATCAAATCAAAACCAAACTTGATCAATTACCTTCCTATGATAAGATGGCGAAGCCATCTGAAGAGAGTAAAGTTAAACCCCTTTCCTTGGGAGAGGGGCAGGGGGAGAGGATTGAGACCTTCACCACCCGACCTGATACTATTTATGGTGTTTCTTTCATCACCTTAGCTCCTGAGCATGATTTGGTATCTAAAATAACAACTCCTGAGCAAAAAGAAGAAGTAGAGGCTTATGTAAAAGCTTCCGCAAAGCGAAGCGAGAGAGAACGTATGGCAGATGTTAAAACCATTTCTGGTGTTTTTACCGGGGCTTATGCCGAGCATCCTCTTACTAAAGAACCCCTTCAAATTTGGATTGGAGATTATGTCCTAGCAGGTTATGGCACAGGAGCTGTTATGGCTGTCCCTTGTGGTGACCAACGGGATCATGATTTTGCTCAACATTTCGGAATTCCTATTCCCAACGTGTTTGAAGGCATTGATGTTTCTAAAGAAGCCTACACAGATAAATCTAATGCGACAAAAATCGCTAATTCTGACTTTCTGAATGGTCTGGGCGTTTTGGAAGCGATCCCCAAAGCGATTGAAGCTCTGGCCAACATGGGCCAAGGGGCTGAAAAGATAAATTATAGACTAAGAGACGCCGTCTTTTCTAGACAGCGGTATTGGGGAGAGCCTTTTCCTGTCTATTACATCAATGGCTTACCAAAAATGATAGAGAGCAAATACTTGCCTTTAGAATTGCCTGAGGTCGAAAAATACCTTCCTACAGAAGATGGAGCTCCACCTTTGGGAAGAGCACAAGACTGGGCTTGGGATACTGAGCAGAATCAAGTGGTCTCAAACGCCAAGATAGATCATAAAACAGTATTTCCATTGGAATTGAACACCATGCCTGGATGGGCAGGAAGTTCTTGGTACTTGTTTCACTATATGGAAACCGAAAACCGCGATCAACACATCGCTTCCAAAGAGAACTTAGACTATTGGAACAATGTTGACTTGTATATTGGAGGGAGCGAGCACGCCACTGGGCATTTGTTATATTCTAGATTCTGGACCAAATTCCTAAACGACAAAGGAGTACTTCCAGTAGACGAGCCTTTTAAAAAATTGATTAATCAAGGAATGATCTTAGGGGAGAGTGCTTTTGTTTATAGAGTCAATTATGAACCAGATTTCTCTTGGCATTCAAAAGATAATTCGACTTCAACAAAAAAATCCTTTGCAATAAAACCCGTATTCTTATCAAGTGATCTAAAAAAATCTCTTAGTGATTTAGAGATTGAAGAATTAGTAAAGAAAGAACTATTACAATATTATATAGATTTAATTGGAAGTAATGAATTTTATATTTCATCATTAAACCTTACAACTATTACACCAATCCACGTTGACGTCTCATTAGTCAACTCGTCTAATGAATTAGATATTGAAGGTTTAAAAAATTGGCGTTCAGAATTTAGTGAAGCTGAATTCATTTTAAAAAACGGAGAGCTTTACGACCCAATCTCCTCCCCTTCGGGGAGGTCGGGAGGGGATTCATTTATTGTAGCTCGAGAAGTCGAAAAAATGTCAAAATCCAAATTCAATGTGGTCAATCCAGATGATATCTGTGAAGACTTTGGAGCCGACAGTTTGAGACTCTACGAAATGTTTTTAGGACCACTTGAACAAGCAAAGCCCTGGAGTACTGCTGGACTGTCTGGGGTGCATAATTTCTTAAAAAAACTTTGGAAATTGTATTTTACCTCTAATTCACTCCAAGAGGGAAAACAGGATTTCGTCGTTTCTGATGAACCTGCTTCGAAGGAATCTTTAAAAATTCTGCATAAGACCATTAAGAAAGTCACTCAAGATATCGAAGAGTTTAGCTTCAACACGTCAGTCTCTACGTTTATGATTTGCGTGAATGAGTTGACTCAGCAAAATTGTAAGTCTCGAGAGGTCTTAGAACCTCTAGCAGTATTGATTTCACCATATGCTCCTCATATCGCTGAAGAGTTATGGGAACTTTTAGGCAACACCACTAGTATTTCTGAAGTGGATTATCCTGTTTTTGAAGAACACTACTTGAAAGAAGATTCTAAAACGTATCCTATTTCTTTTAATGGAAAGATGAGGTTTACACTAGAATTGTCTTTGGACTTAAGCAAAGATGAGATCGAAAAAATAGTAATGGCCGATGAGCGCACACAGAAACAACTGGACGGGCGCACTCCTAAAAAAGTGATTATCGTGCCCGGTAAGATCGTTAATATTGTGGGGTAG